From the genome of Strix uralensis isolate ZFMK-TIS-50842 chromosome 6, bStrUra1, whole genome shotgun sequence:
CGCTCGGCTGACAGAAATGGATGCTGCTGCGCTACACCGAGGGACGACGAGGTAAGGGAGGGCTGGACGGCAGGCCTCGAGCTGCTCCTTTCGGCCCTTCAAAGCACAACTCCTTCGGGCTCCAGCAGCAGGTAATCGTGCAAAGGCTTGGGCACAGGCAGCATGGGGATAAGGCAATGGCATTTGCTGCCAAACTTTTCCCGAATGACGGAGCGGCATAAATGTTGCAGGCACCGGACTGTGCCCGCCAGCCGGAAAAAGGACTCGTAGAATAGCTGGTGCTGCTgcaaagagagagggaggggaaaaaacatgcGCATcggttggttttatttctttcatgaTTTACGCCAAACAAGCCAGAGATACTTTTGAGATGAAGATCTAAAGGGAGGAGGTAAGAAACCCATCGGCGATGTTTGCCCGTGGGTTAGGGGTCTGTGTGCTGACGTGGCTCCTGCAGGCAAAGGCTGGGTGAGGAAGTCTCCCGTGGAAGCACACGTGAGGAAGGCCAGCATCACCACAGGCGCTGTTTGGGGAGGATGCTTTCATGCCTACcggcagcagcatccctgcagaaAGCCTCAGAGCTGACGTAGAAGGGACACGCTTGTTTCTAAGACGGGGAAACAAAGCAGGATCTGTCTGTGCAGCCTCAGCCTTTCCTTAgcttggaataaaaataatttctcccatCCCCTAGAATGTGCTGAAGGGCTTTATTTGCATTTCAGCAGCCGGCCTCCCTCGCAGCCAAGCTAACCAAAGACCTGCGGGGGCAAGGCAGCCATGTGAGATTGCTCAAGAGCAGACTGCCCGTACCTGTTGCATGGCTAGGGACAAGCTTTGTAAAACCAAAATTAGTGGTGTGGGCTTCTGCCGGGCAGTGGTCTGGCTCCAGCGTCACTTCCAGATCTTGGGATTGTATTTTATcgcggggcaggggcaggaatGGGAGTTTTGGTGTTGATGTTGCTGAAAGGATGCAAAGCTGCTGAGATGAATTGGGTATGCAGTGGTGCGCTGAcaactactcttttttttttttctcctcacccAAGTGAAGTTTAGATGGGGAAAAAACTCTTGGTGGGTAAAACCCCCTCCCGAGGGCTCAGCCGTCTGTGCCAAATTGCCAGTGACATCTCACCTGAAACACCTCCTCCGGCACGGCCTCGGTCCACTTCTCAGAGACGGGGATTTGCAAGTAGGAATTGAAGAGGACTTCGATGATCTCCGGCACGGCCGCACAGGACTTCAGCACCTAGTCGTGGGCAATGCGAGGGGGTTCAGGCATGGCCCAGAGGGGCACAGCATCCACATGCTGCAGCAGGGGCTCGTCCCACCCCACCACAGTCCAGGCTGGGATAGTCCCATGTCTATGTCCCATGGTGTGAGGCAGGCGGAGGGTTTGTCCTGGCATGCTTTGGAGAGCTTTCTCCATTCTGTGAAGTGGTAGGAAGACCTGCCTTGCTGTTCCACTTCTTCATCTGGATGCGGCCCTTGcttcttatttacatttttggCTTGTGCGTGATAAGCCaaggataataatttttttattgtttgataTAAAATCAATGAAACGCAGAGCCGTAAGGCGGCTGCACTGATGGCTGATGTACCAAGCCTGTCTCTGACATcctcagggaggaaaaaatcctCCTTGCCGGTCGCCTATGCCTCTGCTGGCTCCACCCTGCCCTTTGCCCTGCCTGTTTGTCCCTGCTGCCACACTGtgaaagtgttttcatttccatcATTCCCAGCAGCATCACCAACCCCGATGCCATGGTCCCATCTCCCTGCCTGGACCAGGAGGCTCTCTCATATTCTCTCAGCCCCCTGGCTTTTTATTTCCCAAAGCGACCTGACCCCAATTGCAAAATCCTGGGTGCGAGGGGATATACGGGGGTTGTTTGAGGGTCTGTACCTTGATGAAGGCGGCGGGCCATATCTTCTGGGAGCCATGGTTGAGCAGCAGCTGGACGGTGAGGTGGGGCCGCAGGTCCCTCTTGAAGGTGGCACTCTGCAGCGCACAGCCCAGTGGGGAGATGCCGTTGTAGTCGATGGCGTTGACGTCGGCCCCGCGCCGCAGGAGGAAGCACGCCAGGCTGGCGTTGGCGGCCCCGCACGCCTTGTGCAAGGGGCTCCTCCGTGACTCATCCCGGGCGTCAATGTTGGCGCCGTGGGCAGCCAGCAGCCGGCAAAACTGCAGGCAGCCCTCCCCGGCACCCGGTGCCTGCCCGCAGAGGACACCCAGGGCCGTCTCCTCCCTTGTGCTGCGTGCATCGACACATGCCCCGTGCCGCAGGTAGAGGCGGCCATGGTCGCAGAGGCAGTGCCGGGCCGCCACGTGCAGTGCTGTCTCCCCGCTGTCCTCGCTGGGCAGGTTGATGGTGGCTCCATGTCTCAGCAGGAGCTTGGCGCATCTGCAAAGGGATGGGGAGGCTGGGTGGTGCATCACCCGGGTGGGTTTTGGAGGGGTGTGGACTGGAGTGGGAGCTGTGGGTGAGGGGTGGCGTgagatgaggatggggatgaggctGGAGCTGGGAGTTGTGGCACTCAAGGGTTTtgggagggagaagcagaggctgggaagGGTGACTCTGTGCCCTGATGCCCACCATGgcggtggtggtgatggtggtttGGGCAATGTCTCTCTCTTGCCCTTGACCAGTGACATTCATGAATGGTCATCCTTGACCATTCTTGACCTTCATCATTCATGAATGGTCATTCTTGATCTTCATCATTCATGAATGGTCATCCTTGACCATCATCATTCATGAATGGTCATCCTTGACCATCCTCAACTACCCTGACCATCCTTGACCACCTTGACCATCCCAGACCCACCAGGGAACAGTGATCCTTGTCCCAGCTGTGCCGGTGGTCAGGCAATGCTGGGAGTGGTGCCCACAATTAGCCGTGCCAGCCAGGTCTGTCCCGGCCAGTGAGGGGTGCGGGGTGCATCCGGCCAAGATGAGGGTGATGGGCCCCTTTGTGCCATCAATCTGTCAGCTGCAGTTTCATCTTCTGGCATGGGCGCTGCCCTGGGGTGTTATGGAGATGATCTATATAAACCCACCCTTTGGCTGACATCCACAGAGCTTCTCAACTGAAAACATCCTAAACGGCTGCCTCCACCTTAATCTGTGCTGGCACTGAGCTGATATGGAAGGACACCCTTGGTAATGCCTCTGTGCAGCAGAAGAGCTTGGTGTGGGTTTGCTTGGGTGTAAAAATGGATTCCCCTTTCTCCCATTAAGGGACCAAAATGCCTGTGTGGGTCTCCTGCCCCAGAGAAGACTAAAGGATTGTGTTTTCTGCCTATCCTGAAGAGAAACACCTTTGCAGGCACTTTAAGCCTGTGGAAATGAGTTTTGCTGGCTTGTTTGGCACCCAGTGACAACAGAGCGGCAGCACCTGCAGTTCCCAGGAGGAATAAATCAAGGTAAGCAATCCTCCTCATCCCCAACTGCTgctcccacctctccttccctctaACATCACTGTGTGTGGTTGCAATGAGGGGTGGTGGCTTCTGCAAAGTGAGGACACCAGTTCCCATCAGAGCTTTCTGACTGCATCCTTCTGACAGTGGATGGGGGTTAAAGATGCCtggtttggaggggttttttggtgtttatGAGTAAACAGATGTGATCAGCCTATCTAAGTGAATCAGTGATTGCTCCATCTCCTGCCGGGAGCCGCCTCGGTGGGCACAGCTCGATGTCACTGCCCGGGCAGGGCTGTTGGCAGCTGGATTAGTGTGTGGGGCTGAGCTCACTGCTGCGGCACGGAACAGTTAATTTTTGGAGGGGGGCCAGACCCACATGCTGTCCAAGTGAGACCTTGAAAACATGGCCAGCTCGTGTTGCCCAAGAGATGCTGATGGCAAGGTGGGAAGAGTGGTCCTTCAGGAAGCCTCTGAAGTGGGTGGCTGGAGTCCAGGCAGGTGTATCGACCTTTGACCACATCCCCgtatgtttaatttttctctaaTACACTTTTCTTTTAGCTCAGGTGTCACCCAGAGCCCTAAGTGGCGTCCTGGCTTGATACAGAAGTGAAATGaggggcagctggggaggaggagagcccTAGCCTCATCctgctggcaggagggatggggaggaagaggagccccAGGAAGGAAGGATGGTGCCAGGGCATTGCTTATTTTGCCTGACCCAGATGGATGCTAACATGCgtggggaaaataataataataatgataataataatggtaattgAATACTTCTGGACCTACAGCATCACCTCCCGCAAAGTTTGATAGGAGCTGATGAGACATTCACTGTCCTTGGTGGTGCAGAATCTACAAACACCTCCTTGGGTTGCTTTTCCAATGTCCTGAGTTTGCCGAGTCCTTTTTTCCAAGGCCTGAGTTTGCCAGAAGAAAATCCTGCCGGACCTGTAGGGACAGGCTGTCTCTGCAGCCTTTGCAGGTGAAATGCTCCCAGATGCTGCCAGTCCCTATCCGCTGCAGCTACGCTCTGCTGGGAACGGAGTTGTGGGTGAGCGGATTGAGTGTGGGGTTGTGCCAGCCCCAAAATCCTCAGATCCTTACTTTACAATTCCCTTTTTTACCCTAAAATGTGCTGGATCCCTTTCTCAAGCAATGGCTTGTCTcgctgaggttttttttttttttggtgcttgttGTCTGCTGCTGGTCAGTAAAACTTTTTGGAGAGGGTCTGTTGCTGAAGCAAATCACACCACGACTCAGTCATGTTTACGAGTCTTGTCTGTCCTTGACAGCAGGGAATTTGTAACCCTAATTACAATGACTCTCTTGAGACCTCTCTGGGTTAGCTTACTCCTAATGTC
Proteins encoded in this window:
- the ASB18 gene encoding ankyrin repeat and SOCS box protein 18, which produces MGELPEPVTEKLQISPKLDSEHPLTAHAPATKYYTALVTGDLKSLEVLTDRYYQDVNLVFEISKNELEWQVKSQASYGLSGLWSLEYKRELTTPLCLAARRGHTTCLRHLLRRRADPDLAPGGRAPLHEACLGGHTDCVELLLEYKADPNLRSDEGLAPLHLCTTQDSLGCAKLLLRHGATINLPSEDSGETALHVAARHCLCDHGRLYLRHGACVDARSTREETALGVLCGQAPGAGEGCLQFCRLLAAHGANIDARDESRRSPLHKACGAANASLACFLLRRGADVNAIDYNGISPLGCALQSATFKRDLRPHLTVQLLLNHGSQKIWPAAFIKVLKSCAAVPEIIEVLFNSYLQIPVSEKWTEAVPEEVFQQHQLFYESFFRLAGTVRCLQHLCRSVIREKFGSKCHCLIPMLPVPKPLHDYLLLEPEGVVL